TGGAGTTGGCCTAAATCCTTTGGCCCTGATCGGGATTTCAAATTTCAAATCAAGCCCTCCCCCCTCTTGCCCATCCCCAAAACCCTACCACTCCACTCCTCTCGCGCGCTCCCCGACCGACCGATCCGCCATGGCGGCGCCATCCCGCTTCCCCTCCGCGGTAAGCGCCTCCCCGCGCCTCGACCGGGCGCAGACCGAACCCTAACCTAACTAAATCCGCTCGCTCACTTCCCCTCTCTTGGACGCGGCACGCGCTCCTCCAGGCGGCGTACAGCGGCGAGCTCCGCCTCCTCAAGAGTGAGCCCCTCCCTCCCGATTTCGGCCCCGGGCTGTTCGgccttctcccgagtcctgatttTTTTTTCGGGGGGCGGCTAGCTGCAGGGCTGGTGCGGGCGCTGGATAACGGCAGGGGCCGCCccagggaggcggcggaggcggccagGGAGGACGGGGTCGGGCCGCTGCACCTCGCCGCCGGCAATGGGCAGCTGGAGGTGTGCCGCTACCTGGCCGAGGAGCTGCGCGTGGATGTGGACGCCGCCGATGACGAGGGTCCGTTTTCTATCTTTCAGGCGACGtgctctgttttctgttttagggAAATCGCCTGGTGCCATATCGTTTGCTGTGCAGTGGTGAACCGGTGTCTTGCTGCTGTGCATAGTTCACAAGATCTGTATAGGTTCCAGATATGATTTTACTGATGAGTTCAGAGTTCACAGGACAGGGGTTGCTATTTGTTCTCTTGTTTGTAGGATATATAATTATAAATATACGATACATGTCCTATGCGATGTTTAGACTATTGATGTTTGTTGAAATATTGATTCTTATTAACTTCCTGGTAATTATTGTTTAATTTACATGCTAACAGGCTACAACTTTTTCCCAATATGTTGCATAGATATTATTGTATTTGTTTCGGTGTGATGCCCAGTCAAATATGTTTGCCACTATGAGAAGCAGATAGAAAGAATGGAGCCATCAAATATTAGTATTACCATTGTATATCTGTGGAGGTTCAGTTTGATGTTCTGTTGTCATTCAATAATGTGGTAACTGCTCTAGTTAGTTGCCTTGTGTGTTCATAGTTTTTTTTAAACGTTATGCATCTACCTCCAGTGAGAATATTGACTGGAGAGAATATAAGCGATTCACTTCCGGGTAGAGTATCGCAGCCTCAGTGCCACTTATCATCAATGAACCAAATTTTGTCATGTTAGAGAACTTAGATGCATGCTATGTTTTGTTCTTTTACTGGAATTATAAGTTGCTGTCGGGTGGTGCTAATGTCAGAGAAGAGGTTGAGTTGCGTGTTTGGTGGATTTTCTGAAAACGACTTGTTGTTTTTCAGGCTGCCTTTCGCGCCAGCGCCAGAGGAGTCACTGCCCCAACCCGGCGATCCAGCGGAGCACGAGGACGTATCCAGGTGCAGCGATGCCGACGGGAGCAGCATGTTGTCCGTGGGGAAGAGGTCGAGGTCAAAGTTGATCCTAAGGTACTTGTAGGATAGGTATTCAGTCAATTTTATCATCTTTAGGGCCTATTTGGTTTGCTGCCGCAGTTTGCCACATCTTAGGCAGCCAAGTTTGGCCTAAGCACAACAAACTTCTCTTTAGCAGGACACAAATGTCAGTGACTATCTTCAGGGCCAATTTTTGCCATGGTTGTGACAGACATTTTATCTGCCACAAAAAAACTGTGGCGGCCACAGTTGTAGAGGAAATAGTGGTAAACCATGGCAGTGAACCAAATAGTAAACCGTTATGTCTGcaaccaggggcggagccaggatttggacTTGAGGGGGGCGAAAGACCGATGTTCACAGAAGTCATTGAACATCACGATATTTTAAGTCTGACGATAGCGTGatgaaaaatcataaaaatatttatttcgaactacaaaagaatattacatttcTATTCACTTAAATTGAGCGCTACGACCTACAACTTTGAACAAGTGGATAATGTGAAATTTCTATGCCCCTTACCATTATTGTCAATCCTGTAATGTCGAAGAAAATCATGTTCATTTTGTTTCTAAAACGTGTCTTGTCTAGTTCCATAGACGAAAAAGTTTGTTCAGTTGTCGCTGCTGACACTGAAAGATTTATGACCAACCGGAGTAATCTATCAACCATTGAGTATGTGGTAGTTTTTAATTGTTTTAGTATCCAACAGTCAGATCGTGAAAACGAGATTTTCAGCTCTAGATAGTTGCAAACATCCAGCTAGAAATGGACAAGTTCATACTCTAGTTGAGTCCGTTCTTGACGAGAAAAGACTTCATGATAAGAAAAAATTCCACCATTGTGCATATATTGGACACATCAAATAAGTCATGTTGCGACCACATGGTATATGGGTGGTAAGCAACTTCATATTTGAAATTGAGTTGTGATGCGTTAGGTTAATAGATTAAAAAAACTCATGTGTGGATCCAGAAGATAAATGACGCTAATTAAAAAGACTAAGATCACAATTCACAAAAAATAAACAATAATTATTAATAGCTACTGGTGCGTAGTGGTACCTGCTGCCAACATATTCAATCCTGGTCACCTGGCTAGCGACCTCTGGCTGTAGTCTGATGATCTGATCCACCGGCATGTAGTCAATCGTATGCGGATAGCGGGCTGTAGAGGGTAGATTAGTGGATGGCTGGATGGAGTCGTCATCGTGGCGACCAGGATGGCTGCTGCGGCAACCGTAAACGCCCTAGCGCGACACGCACGGCGGCGACCGGCGACAGCAGCCCTAAGCGATCCAGAAGAACGCAAACGTAGATCAATCGATCGGATCGATTAGATTGCCCATAGGGCAAACAATAGCCGGCGCGTACATATCCctattgggctctgggcctctggTCATCTATATTCGGCGTATAGTTCAATGGATAAATTGTATACGGGCTAATGATGCGATTAGCTGCGGCCATTAGCAATGTACAGTACACAGCCTGCTAAAATTTGTTGAGGGGGGCGAGCGATTGGCAGGGGTctagcccctgctcgccccccctTGTCTCCGCCCCTGTCTGCAACTTTGCATTCTTTTTGTAGCAACTTTGCACCAGGTCCTTATCCACGAATCATTGCATATGTGCCTCCAGTTTCTTCTAGAATTAATCTATATTCAGTATCGAACAGTCTGGTTGGATTCTTGCTGAATGTAATTTTAGGCTGAAAACATGAGTCCGCATTTTGTCCAGTGACACCACATGAAGCTTAAGTTGACTAATGACTTGGCTTAAAACAATTTGACCGTTCTACACTTTATCAAATGCTTCCACATGAAAATATATTAATCAAATGCTATATTTGGCTGTCCTTTCTAAACGAGTTATTAAAATATTGGAAAATATGTTACTAGTAAAGAAATATTTCGAATATTTTAAATCAGATTTGTATCTTATGTTTGCTTTAGGTAATCAGGGATGAAACGTGTCAAATTGAGGCAATTTCAATTTAGTTATATTTTTCTTTGatccttcttttctttcttttgctgaCTACTCTTACTTGATATATTTGGTCCTGTTTGAAATGGATAAATTTGGTAGACAATTTGCAGGAATTACACCTATTTGGCTATTTATGTGAAAgtcaagtcatgaaattccagtgTTTCATACTGGGCATACTAAGGGAGTGATGGCAACTTGTTTTTTATCTTGTTAGAAACTTTCATCTACTATGTGCAGAAGAGGGAGGTTTTTATTGTGGCATCATCTTAAATCTTAAGATTATATGGAAAGTAAGAGATGAAAGGGGTTGCACACTTACACTAGAAAAATATTTGTGAGGTAAAATTTATGAGGTGGCTATATTGCTGGTTTTTAAAGTTTTCATTGATATTGGAGCCTAATACCCAATAATATTTACTTCCTCTGTATTATTGATTGGTATGGGAGCCTAATAGCCCAATAATATTTATTGCAGTACTGAGCACGGACGCAGGATGATGTATGATTGGAAGTCTAAACTTTATGCTTATACAATATGGATTGTTGATAGTCAATATTTTTGCCAAATCAAAACCATGTTTCCCCAAACATTTACAGAACAGCCCTATGTATTTCTTTACTATTATAGCATTTTTCTATTCATTACTCATGTCTCCATCTTATTTGATACGTATTATTTATGGTTCAGGACGAACAAGTGAATGAAAGGAAAATATCACAGTTGAAGTCATTTGCGAGTAAAGCAATCGAGAGAAATGATTACATTTCTGCATCAGCGTTCTATACCAAGGTAAGTTACAGCGCCATATTCTGTATTCTTCTTTTCCTGTTTCTAATTCTTTGAGAGAAAATAATGCATGTGAACATGCATGTTTTCAAACAGTCTTCAAACTATGGTTGAGTCACCAAATGGCAAGGCCTAGTTATTGAGAAGGAAACTTGACCAATGGCATTGTCAAGGGATAACTATCTGGAAAAATATGGCTAGAATGATTGGAAAGGGATTAGGTTATTTTAAGGGGAAGCTATGGCCAGAAGACGCGACACCTAAAACTAGGCTCTTACCTTATCTCTGCCTTATTCTAAATTAAATAGAATCAGTTGTTCTTTCTTCTCTTAACCTATCCAAATGCTCCTGAACTTTCTTACCTCATGCTAGGTGACCAATCCCCCTAGCCAGCTATGCTCCTTGTGCACCAGCCCCATCATGCGTCCATGCCCTTGCTGGTGGCCCGATTTGGCTGCTGGTGTTCTAGCAGGAATTTGTCCTTTCCCGGTCATAACAGTTCAACTGGGAAAAACTAGATTGAATTTTTCTAGACTGTGTTAGGATCATTTGCTATCAAAACGGGAATATTTACTAATGGGGCGGGCTTTGCAGAGGATAGAATTGTCTGACATGATCCTTTACACAGGACCTGTGTTTGGGCATCTTTTATTTTTCAGCGCCAATGAGTCGTTTTTGGACGTTAACATTACTCCAGACACATTTACCACGAAATAAAAACTTCTAAAAACCCACCAACTGTTGGAACTACAGGTTGCCAGTGAACCTACTGCTTGATTGGTTGGCTCACGCAAACTGTACGTCAACACCAGTATCAAGACCAGTATCACTAACTTATGTGTGTCGTACTGTCTTATTGTGTCTTGCAGTTGTAAAGGATCTTGCctgaccccgcaaaaaaaagagcaaaggATCTTGCCTGAGATAAAATCCAAATAATAGCTATGTTGTGTCTCTCTTTTTGTTGTGCCATCTTGCTTCAATAGAATGATAGTGAAAAATAGAATCTTGTACTTCAAAAGTATCTTATCTCCCATCCCTGTCAACTCGAAAGCCACTAAGCAATCAGTACAAGACAACTGGTCTAGCCTAGATCCCAAAAAAACGTCATAAGGGGGCTCATTTTGCTTCTTGCTCTTCCTTATTTTCATGGGGGTTTAGGAAATAAGAAAGTAGAACTTATTTGGTCTGCAATTGTCTTATATTTCAGTACTGTGCTGTATTTaataaattatactccctccgttcctaaatataagtctttttagacatttcaaatggactacaacatacggatgtatgtacacatattttagagtgcagattcactcattttgctccgtatgtagtcacttgttgaaatatctaaaaagacttatatttgggaacggagggagtatatgaaaaAGCTTCTTAGGTTGACTTTCTTTGCAAGAGAATTAAGGTATTTGCATGATTCATTAATATCTTGCACTACTAGTCAATGAGCAGCCATTTGCAGATTTCCCATTTGCAAATTCGTATCTGTGTTTGATAGTCGGCAAATCTTCAACTTGTTGGATGCAGGCAATAGATGTTGACCCTAACGATGCAACCTTGTTCTCAAACAGGAGCCTTTGTTGGCTCCGCACTGGTGATGGACCAAAGGCTCTGTTGGACGCTCTTCACAGCAGAGAAATGCGGCCTGACTGGCCAAAGGCCTGCTACCGGCAGGGCGCAGCTCTGATGTTACTGAAGGTGGGGTTGAAGGTCCCACCTGCTACTTTATTTGACGAATGCAAATTGTTTGTAATAATTAATTTACAAGGCCATCATTCATTATCAGGACTACAAGAGCGCatgcgaagtgcttcttgatggaTTCAAGTTGGACCCAGAAAATGCCGAGATGTGCATTACGGTATCCATCTACCTAACCCCTTTTTGCATCATTGCATGCATGCTTCGGCACATGTCATTGTTAGTGATATATTGGGAACATGTTATCCTGACTTCTGCTCTTATGTGCTTACTAAACACTTGACCAATGGTAGTATCGCTCTATTTCCTAGATTTGTGGCATGTGCCCTTTTTGCACCCCTCAGTGAGAGAAGTTTCATGTTCTGTTATAGAAGCAAGCCTTGTGACCGTATTGTTTGTAGTCTTGCATGCATTATCCACACCGATGATGATTGTGGGTATTATGTGCAGGGAAGCGATGGAATCTTTGAAGATATCAAAAGGCAACACCAAGGCAACATGAGCTGAACTTGAGCTTGCACTTGTGTTGACGATGGATGAAGACCAAGtcacctctcgtgaaaaaaaaaCGCCATCCTCTATTCAACTCAAGTCATGACCGGTGAAATATTGCAAAGCCTTTTTTCATTGTGAAGTTGCTTTCTTGCACTAGTGTGGAGCAATACATGCTCGAGATGTTTG
This window of the Triticum aestivum cultivar Chinese Spring chromosome 5D, IWGSC CS RefSeq v2.1, whole genome shotgun sequence genome carries:
- the LOC123126291 gene encoding heat shock protein sti1 homolog; protein product: MVQDEQVNERKISQLKSFASKAIERNDYISASAFYTKAIDVDPNDATLFSNRSLCWLRTGDGPKALLDALHSREMRPDWPKACYRQGAALMLLKDYKSACEVLLDGFKLDPENAEMCITGSDGIFEDIKRQHQGNMS